In a single window of the Tellurirhabdus bombi genome:
- a CDS encoding 3-oxoacyl-ACP synthase III family protein encodes MLYIHAVSHYLPSQVVGNEHFTQLNGLSSEWIIERTGIKERRKAGPDENTNTMALEAVRRLFDVTTIEPSQIDLIVGATYTPHDTIVTLAHVVQHNLGVPDIPVVSVSTACSSLLNAIEVVEGYFAMNKASLAVVVVSEHNTAYNNEQDTVSGHLWGDGSSALLISKERLSEDDMTIHHIITGGAATSGKATTGVVLKPLEKGVIMPHGRDVFINACQYMPKVSIQVLEKAGLSLDDVAYLIPHQANLRISMNVINTLKLPESKLLSNIQRLGNTGCSGCAIALSEHRSQFKKGEWIVLTVFGGGYSFGAMLVEA; translated from the coding sequence ATGCTATATATTCATGCAGTTAGCCATTACTTACCCAGTCAAGTGGTTGGTAATGAACATTTTACACAGCTCAATGGACTTTCGAGTGAGTGGATTATTGAACGGACTGGTATCAAGGAACGCCGAAAGGCCGGACCCGATGAAAATACAAATACCATGGCGCTGGAAGCGGTCCGTCGACTATTCGATGTTACCACAATCGAACCTTCCCAAATCGATTTAATCGTCGGAGCTACTTATACGCCCCACGACACAATTGTCACCCTTGCGCACGTTGTTCAGCATAATTTAGGGGTTCCCGATATTCCGGTTGTTTCCGTTTCGACTGCTTGCTCATCCCTTCTAAATGCAATTGAAGTGGTAGAAGGCTACTTTGCCATGAATAAAGCATCCTTGGCAGTGGTTGTCGTTTCTGAGCACAATACGGCTTACAACAACGAACAGGATACGGTATCTGGTCACCTTTGGGGAGACGGTTCCTCGGCACTGCTAATTTCCAAAGAGCGGCTGAGCGAAGATGATATGACCATTCATCATATCATAACGGGCGGAGCTGCCACAAGCGGCAAGGCAACAACGGGCGTTGTATTGAAACCTTTGGAGAAAGGGGTTATCATGCCGCATGGCCGCGATGTGTTTATTAATGCCTGTCAGTACATGCCAAAGGTCAGCATTCAGGTATTGGAGAAAGCAGGGCTGTCCCTGGATGATGTGGCGTATTTGATTCCGCATCAGGCTAATCTTCGCATTAGTATGAATGTCATCAACACCCTGAAACTTCCCGAATCAAAGCTGCTTTCCAACATCCAGCGTTTAGGAAATACGGGTTGTTCCGGTTGCGCCATTGCTTTGTCAGAACACCGAAGCCAGTTTAAAAAGGGCGAATGGATTGTTTTAACCGTTTTTGGCGGTGGCTATTCGTTCGGAGCCATGCTGGTTGAAGCATAA
- a CDS encoding M1 family metallopeptidase encodes MKKVTILLGCLIVFFQSFAQNTSSETSKYDPHELFHPLFNMQPGNDYRTGSGAPGPRYWQNRADYRINVTLNDQQNTVSGDVEIAYKNNSTDDLPFLWLQLDQNAFADTSRSAKTTPVSGGRFGNQNFAGGYKIQSVTIEQGKKSTPLNYLITDTRMQVRLAEPLKHDGTVRLKITYSYLIPAYGSDRTGIQPTKNGNIYEIAQWYPRMCVYDDIQGWNVLPYLGAGEFYLEYGDMEYSVTAPWNHIVVGSGELLNPQDVLTSQQQQRMEQARNSDKTVMLRSADEVNSPQSRPKQSGTLTWRFRCQNTRDVAWASSKAFIWDAARINLPSGKKSLAMSAYPVESDGRDAWGRSTEYVKGCIEFYSKYIMEYTYPVATNVAGVVGGMEYPGIVFCHWRSKKDGLWGVTDHEFGHNWFPMIVGNNERKYAWMDEGFNTFINILSTANFNNGEYNNERTNMHDLAPALFQWDEPILTRPDVVQTRAWGTLGYFKPGMGLKLLRDVILGPDRFDYAFRVYVQRWAFKHPTPYDFFRTIENAAGEDLSWFWKGYYYETWKLDQSVRDVKYVDNSPEKGSLITIENLEKMAMPTSVEVVETNGKKSRVNLPVEVWQRGGRWTFKVPTTSALRTVVIDPDKKLPDINPRNNTWKGEAQ; translated from the coding sequence ATGAAAAAAGTAACTATCCTGCTGGGCTGTCTGATTGTTTTTTTTCAATCATTTGCCCAAAACACTTCGTCAGAAACGAGTAAGTATGATCCGCACGAGCTGTTTCATCCGCTTTTCAACATGCAGCCGGGTAATGACTACCGCACAGGTAGCGGCGCTCCGGGCCCGCGTTACTGGCAGAATCGGGCAGATTATCGCATTAATGTAACGCTGAACGATCAGCAGAATACGGTAAGTGGCGATGTCGAAATTGCGTATAAAAACAACAGTACCGACGACCTGCCGTTTTTATGGTTACAACTTGATCAAAATGCATTCGCTGATACCTCGCGGTCGGCTAAGACAACACCTGTATCGGGTGGCCGTTTCGGAAACCAGAATTTTGCGGGTGGGTATAAAATCCAGTCGGTAACTATTGAGCAGGGCAAAAAATCGACGCCGCTTAATTACCTGATTACCGATACGCGCATGCAGGTGCGCTTGGCCGAGCCCCTGAAACACGACGGTACGGTGCGTCTGAAAATCACTTATTCGTACCTTATTCCGGCTTACGGCTCCGACCGGACAGGAATCCAGCCAACCAAAAACGGTAACATTTATGAAATAGCGCAGTGGTATCCCCGCATGTGCGTTTACGACGATATTCAGGGTTGGAACGTATTGCCGTACCTGGGGGCTGGTGAGTTTTATCTGGAATATGGTGACATGGAGTATTCGGTAACCGCTCCCTGGAATCACATTGTGGTTGGCTCTGGCGAACTGTTAAATCCGCAGGATGTACTAACCTCGCAGCAGCAACAAAGAATGGAGCAGGCTCGCAACTCCGACAAAACGGTAATGCTCCGTTCGGCGGATGAAGTGAATAGCCCACAAAGCCGTCCGAAGCAGTCTGGAACGCTAACCTGGCGATTCCGGTGCCAGAACACCCGTGATGTGGCCTGGGCTTCATCGAAAGCCTTTATCTGGGATGCTGCCCGGATTAACCTGCCGAGCGGGAAGAAATCGCTGGCGATGTCAGCCTATCCGGTTGAAAGCGACGGGCGTGATGCCTGGGGCCGCTCAACGGAGTATGTAAAAGGCTGCATTGAATTTTATTCAAAGTACATCATGGAGTATACCTACCCGGTGGCCACCAACGTAGCTGGTGTGGTGGGCGGTATGGAATACCCAGGCATTGTTTTCTGCCACTGGCGGTCGAAAAAAGACGGACTCTGGGGCGTAACCGACCACGAATTTGGGCATAACTGGTTCCCGATGATTGTAGGGAATAACGAGCGGAAATACGCCTGGATGGACGAAGGATTTAACACCTTTATCAACATCCTGTCTACTGCAAACTTTAACAACGGAGAATACAACAACGAGCGTACTAACATGCACGATCTTGCTCCCGCCTTGTTTCAGTGGGACGAGCCAATTCTGACGAGACCAGATGTGGTTCAAACGCGTGCGTGGGGAACGTTGGGCTATTTCAAGCCAGGAATGGGCCTTAAATTGCTGCGTGACGTAATTCTGGGACCAGACCGGTTCGATTACGCATTCCGGGTTTATGTACAGCGTTGGGCCTTTAAACACCCAACCCCTTATGACTTCTTCCGGACTATCGAAAATGCGGCTGGGGAAGATTTGAGCTGGTTCTGGAAAGGCTATTACTACGAAACCTGGAAACTGGACCAGTCGGTGAGGGATGTAAAATACGTTGATAATAGCCCGGAAAAAGGCTCGCTGATCACTATTGAGAACCTGGAAAAAATGGCCATGCCAACCAGCGTGGAAGTCGTGGAAACGAATGGCAAAAAGTCACGCGTTAATCTACCCGTAGAAGTATGGCAGCGGGGCGGAAGATGGACATTCAAAGTACCTACTACGTCGGCGCTTCGCACGGTTGTGATTGATCCCGATAAAAAATTGCCGGATATCAATCCTAGAAACAACACCTGGAAAGGAGAGGCCCAGTAA
- the deoC gene encoding deoxyribose-phosphate aldolase, with amino-acid sequence MIALASYIDHTNLKPTATETDIRKLCGETIQHQFKTLCVAPHYVSYVRDMLEFYPTIPICTVIGFPLGYQTTGVKLLETEQAMENGATEIDVVMNLSAFKSMAYQTVQLEIQKLSELVHSRNGLLKVIIETAYLDGHELRIACELCAEAETDFVKTSTGFAASGADLEQVRLMRSYLPESIQIKASGGIKDHTQALNFIEAGATRIGTSSGVAIIEESAK; translated from the coding sequence ATGATCGCTTTAGCTTCTTATATTGATCATACAAACCTTAAGCCTACTGCCACCGAAACCGATATTCGAAAGCTCTGCGGCGAAACCATTCAGCACCAGTTTAAAACCCTTTGCGTGGCTCCGCACTATGTCTCCTACGTGCGCGACATGCTGGAATTTTATCCGACAATTCCAATTTGCACAGTTATTGGATTTCCATTGGGTTATCAGACAACAGGTGTTAAATTGCTGGAAACTGAGCAGGCTATGGAAAATGGTGCCACGGAGATCGATGTAGTCATGAATTTGAGTGCGTTTAAGTCAATGGCTTATCAAACCGTCCAGCTAGAGATTCAAAAGTTATCGGAACTGGTTCATAGCCGCAATGGATTACTAAAAGTCATCATTGAAACGGCTTATCTCGATGGCCACGAGCTTCGCATTGCCTGCGAACTATGCGCCGAAGCCGAAACGGATTTTGTCAAAACGTCAACTGGTTTTGCGGCCAGCGGGGCCGATCTGGAGCAAGTGCGACTGATGCGTTCTTATCTGCCCGAATCGATTCAAATCAAGGCGTCGGGTGGTATTAAAGACCATACGCAGGCTTTAAACTTCATCGAGGCCGGGGCAACACGCATCGGCACTTCGTCGGGTGTTGCCATCATTGAAGAATCGGCCAAATGA
- the secA gene encoding preprotein translocase subunit SecA, which translates to MINLITKGITKLFGTKAQRDLKELFPYVEKVNTEFAKLASLSNDELRNVTLELKKTIAQGLQDIDNQLADLTQQVSAQPELDVDQKQVIFSQIDKLEADRNKELERVLLDILPQGFAVVKETARRFTENDQLEVTATEFDREIATRKRNVVIQGDKAYWANTWDAAGSPIKWNMVHYDVQIIGGTVLHQGKISEMATGEGKTLVASFPAYLNAIAGRGVHIVTVNDYLAKRDSEWMAPLFEFHGLRVDCIDKYQPNSHARKQAYLADITYGTNNEFGFDYLRDNMARNTDELVQRKHHYAMVDEVDSVLIDDARTPLIISGPVPRGDEQDFTELKPRIARVVEAQRKLTMDLLNEAKKKIAAGDEKEGGVALFRAHRGFPKYKPLIKYLSETGIRQVLQKTESIYLAENQKLMPEADAPLYFTIDERHNSVDLTEKGIDFITGSGEDPNFFILPDLSVDLSVAEKDSNYTEQEKILVKESIIRDYAVKTQRINTVTQLLKAFSLFELNVDYVIMDGKIKIVDEQTGRIMEGRRWSDGLHQAVEAKEGVRVEDATQTYATVTLQNYFRMYHKLAGMTGTAETEAGEFWQIYKLDVVVIPTNRNIVRKDEEDKVYRSVREKYNAVVDEIVALVEKGRPILVGTTSVENSEILSRLLTLRKIPHQVLNAKHHQREAEIVAEAGKPGTVTIATNMAGRGTDIKLTPESKTAGGLAIIGTERHESRRVDRQLRGRAGRQGDPGTSQFFVSLEDSLMRLFGSDRIAKVMDRMGLEEGEVIQHSMITKSIERAQKKVEENNFGVRKRLLEYDDVMNYQREAIYKRRRNALFGDRLALDIANIMFDVCEDVVNNAEGNYDEVQLQLLTTLGLQTQLSREEFANLKKPDAINKLYQEAEAHYRDKNDAIRQKTSPVLKSVLAERGAVVQDIVVPFSDGLHELMVVANLRQAIETEGRTLITEMEKAVSLSVIDQEWKEHLREMDDLKQSVQNAVFEQKDPLLVYKFESVELFKRFLSKVNFDTINFLGKSDIPVENHGPDGQEELEQEIKQAAVSGPPKQQQPELHTNKEDHDEPVAGGPQEYARKMASAEKQAPVRNIKVANRNERVNVQYADGTVKRDVKYKTVENDIESGRAILIE; encoded by the coding sequence ATGATTAACCTTATCACTAAAGGAATTACCAAGCTATTCGGTACAAAGGCACAGCGGGACTTAAAAGAGTTATTTCCGTATGTGGAAAAAGTAAATACTGAATTTGCTAAACTGGCATCCCTTTCGAACGACGAATTACGGAACGTAACCCTCGAACTTAAAAAGACCATTGCTCAGGGATTACAGGACATTGATAATCAATTAGCTGATCTTACCCAGCAAGTTTCTGCCCAGCCTGAACTGGATGTAGATCAGAAACAGGTTATTTTTAGCCAAATTGATAAGCTGGAAGCTGACCGTAACAAAGAGCTGGAAAGAGTGTTGCTGGACATTCTTCCGCAGGGATTTGCAGTGGTTAAAGAAACAGCCCGACGCTTTACAGAAAATGACCAACTTGAAGTAACCGCTACCGAATTCGACCGTGAAATAGCGACTCGCAAACGGAATGTTGTTATCCAAGGCGATAAGGCCTATTGGGCCAATACCTGGGACGCCGCTGGCTCTCCCATCAAATGGAACATGGTGCACTACGATGTACAAATCATCGGTGGTACCGTACTCCACCAGGGTAAAATCTCGGAAATGGCAACCGGGGAAGGGAAAACGCTCGTGGCTTCGTTTCCTGCCTATTTGAACGCCATTGCCGGACGCGGTGTGCACATTGTTACCGTGAACGACTACCTGGCTAAACGTGACTCCGAGTGGATGGCTCCCCTATTTGAGTTCCACGGTCTTCGCGTTGACTGTATCGATAAATACCAGCCCAATTCACACGCCCGCAAACAGGCTTATCTAGCTGATATTACTTACGGAACAAACAACGAATTTGGTTTCGACTACCTGCGGGATAACATGGCGCGGAATACCGACGAACTGGTACAACGCAAGCACCATTATGCCATGGTCGATGAGGTTGACTCCGTACTGATTGACGACGCCCGGACACCTTTGATCATTTCTGGTCCGGTTCCCCGTGGTGACGAACAGGATTTTACTGAATTAAAACCACGCATTGCCCGCGTCGTAGAAGCCCAGCGTAAGTTGACGATGGATTTGCTGAACGAAGCGAAAAAGAAAATTGCGGCGGGTGATGAGAAAGAAGGCGGCGTTGCTCTGTTCCGGGCTCACCGTGGTTTTCCGAAATACAAACCGCTGATTAAATACCTTAGTGAAACCGGCATTCGGCAGGTGCTGCAAAAAACAGAGTCGATTTATCTGGCCGAAAACCAGAAGTTGATGCCCGAAGCCGATGCTCCGCTTTACTTCACCATTGACGAACGCCACAATAGCGTCGACCTAACGGAAAAAGGTATTGACTTTATTACGGGTTCCGGCGAAGATCCAAACTTCTTTATTCTGCCTGATTTATCGGTTGATCTAAGTGTTGCTGAAAAAGACAGTAACTATACTGAGCAGGAGAAAATTCTGGTTAAAGAGTCCATTATTCGGGATTATGCCGTAAAAACGCAGCGCATCAATACCGTCACGCAGCTCCTGAAAGCGTTCTCGCTGTTTGAATTGAACGTCGATTACGTGATCATGGACGGCAAGATCAAGATCGTCGATGAGCAGACAGGCCGGATTATGGAAGGACGTCGCTGGTCGGATGGTCTGCACCAGGCCGTTGAAGCTAAAGAAGGTGTTCGGGTTGAAGACGCAACGCAAACCTACGCTACGGTTACGCTGCAAAATTATTTCCGGATGTACCACAAATTAGCGGGTATGACGGGTACGGCTGAAACCGAAGCGGGTGAATTCTGGCAGATTTATAAATTGGATGTTGTCGTTATTCCAACGAACCGAAACATCGTTCGGAAGGATGAAGAAGATAAGGTTTACCGGTCTGTTCGGGAGAAATACAACGCCGTTGTTGACGAAATTGTAGCCCTCGTTGAGAAAGGCCGCCCTATTCTGGTTGGTACAACTTCGGTAGAAAACTCCGAAATTCTTAGCCGTTTGCTGACGTTGCGGAAAATTCCGCACCAGGTTTTGAACGCAAAGCACCACCAGCGCGAGGCCGAAATCGTAGCCGAAGCCGGAAAACCCGGAACGGTTACCATCGCCACCAACATGGCTGGTCGGGGAACGGATATTAAGCTAACCCCAGAATCGAAAACAGCCGGTGGTTTGGCAATTATCGGTACGGAACGCCACGAATCACGCCGCGTTGACCGGCAGTTGCGCGGTCGGGCTGGTCGTCAAGGAGACCCGGGAACCTCGCAGTTCTTCGTGTCGCTGGAAGATAGCCTGATGCGTTTGTTTGGTTCTGATCGCATTGCCAAAGTTATGGACCGGATGGGTCTGGAAGAAGGTGAAGTAATTCAGCATTCCATGATTACGAAGTCCATCGAACGGGCGCAGAAGAAGGTAGAAGAAAACAACTTTGGTGTTCGGAAACGTCTGCTTGAATACGATGACGTAATGAACTACCAACGCGAGGCTATTTACAAACGCCGCCGCAACGCCCTTTTCGGTGACCGTCTGGCTCTTGACATTGCCAACATCATGTTCGATGTCTGTGAAGATGTTGTCAACAACGCAGAAGGTAATTACGACGAGGTGCAGCTTCAGTTATTAACTACGCTGGGTCTCCAGACGCAGTTGAGCCGCGAAGAGTTCGCCAACTTGAAAAAGCCTGATGCAATCAATAAATTATACCAGGAGGCTGAAGCGCACTACCGTGACAAAAACGATGCGATTCGCCAGAAAACCAGCCCGGTACTAAAGTCTGTGTTGGCCGAGCGGGGCGCCGTTGTTCAGGATATTGTCGTTCCGTTTAGTGATGGTCTGCACGAACTGATGGTGGTGGCCAACTTGCGCCAGGCTATCGAAACCGAAGGCCGGACACTCATCACGGAAATGGAAAAAGCGGTGTCTTTGTCCGTTATTGACCAGGAGTGGAAAGAGCATTTGCGTGAGATGGACGATCTGAAACAGTCGGTTCAGAATGCTGTTTTCGAGCAAAAAGACCCCTTGCTGGTTTACAAATTTGAATCCGTCGAATTGTTCAAACGCTTCCTGTCGAAAGTAAATTTTGACACAATTAACTTCCTGGGCAAATCTGACATTCCGGTTGAAAACCACGGACCAGATGGTCAGGAAGAGCTGGAACAGGAGATCAAACAGGCGGCTGTTAGTGGCCCTCCGAAGCAGCAGCAACCAGAACTGCATACCAACAAGGAAGATCATGACGAACCCGTAGCCGGTGGTCCACAGGAATATGCGCGTAAAATGGCTTCCGCCGAAAAGCAAGCGCCAGTTCGCAACATTAAAGTGGCTAATCGCAACGAGCGGGTTAACGTTCAATATGCAGATGGTACCGTGAAGCGGGATGTCAAGTATAAAACCGTTGAAAACGATATCGAAAGTGGCCGTGCCATTTTGATCGAGTAA
- a CDS encoding glycosyltransferase: MRKKRVLHISTAHRPYDPRIVYKQCPSLAERYEVYCAIPDADASVSADIHFIRLPFFKQVILRLLITCPLIVFKTIWLRPAIIHIYVPEFLPFAYLYRLLGASVVYEVQENLFKKMHLKSFNRGWLLEKPFYWLDHLARKHFFFVLTEHGYLNTYTNLSKPYAVVYNYPLLSFLEPYRRPYRQASDPVEFFYIGWISFERSLDTMLEAFALLKEDYPHFRFHLFGRRLFTQERLESVPAYQTVKDNFIFYDYADQRQAFSYAAKAVAGLALLKPLGDYPESYTTKMFEYMALGLPVITSDFLLYQDVVERHDCGFCLNPYNAILLAEKLRYLIENPAAAEAMGQRGIEAAKTNYNWDIEKRKLINLYEIIEQY, translated from the coding sequence ATGAGAAAAAAGCGCGTTCTGCACATCAGTACGGCTCACCGTCCTTATGATCCACGTATTGTGTATAAACAGTGTCCGTCGCTTGCAGAACGGTATGAAGTCTATTGCGCCATTCCTGACGCAGATGCTTCGGTTTCAGCCGATATTCACTTTATCAGGCTTCCATTTTTCAAACAGGTCATTTTAAGATTACTGATTACCTGTCCACTGATTGTTTTTAAGACCATCTGGCTTCGTCCGGCAATTATTCACATTTATGTTCCTGAATTTTTGCCCTTCGCATACCTGTACCGCTTGCTAGGCGCTTCTGTTGTTTACGAGGTACAGGAGAACCTTTTCAAGAAAATGCACCTCAAATCCTTTAATCGGGGATGGCTCCTGGAAAAGCCTTTTTATTGGCTGGATCATCTGGCCAGAAAGCACTTCTTCTTTGTTCTCACTGAACACGGCTATCTCAACACCTATACCAATCTTTCTAAGCCCTACGCTGTTGTTTACAACTATCCGCTGCTTTCTTTTCTGGAGCCTTATCGCAGACCCTATCGACAGGCCAGCGATCCGGTTGAGTTTTTTTACATCGGCTGGATTAGTTTTGAACGTTCGCTGGATACGATGCTGGAAGCCTTTGCCCTCCTGAAAGAGGATTACCCCCATTTTCGGTTTCATTTGTTTGGACGGCGGCTTTTTACGCAGGAAAGACTGGAAAGCGTACCGGCTTACCAAACGGTAAAGGATAACTTTATTTTTTACGATTACGCCGACCAGCGCCAGGCATTTTCCTACGCAGCGAAAGCCGTTGCCGGACTTGCCCTATTGAAGCCGCTGGGAGACTACCCTGAATCGTATACAACCAAGATGTTTGAGTACATGGCTTTGGGCTTGCCCGTTATTACCTCAGACTTTTTACTCTATCAGGACGTAGTCGAACGGCACGATTGCGGTTTTTGCCTAAACCCGTATAATGCAATTTTGCTCGCTGAAAAACTCCGTTATCTAATCGAAAATCCTGCGGCAGCCGAAGCCATGGGCCAAAGAGGGATTGAAGCAGCGAAAACCAACTATAATTGGGACATCGAAAAGAGAAAACTCATCAATCTTTACGAAATTATAGAACAATATTAG